The Synechococcus sp. MVIR-18-1 region TGCCATGGCCAGTGGTTTTCTTGTGGATGACCAACACAAGCCGGGTGGGGGAGGTTTATTGGTCTTCGAGGCTGACAGCTACAAGGCAGCAAAAGCGTTCATCGCTGCTGATCCAATGATTGCCAGGAACCTGGTGGACTGGACGCTGCATGAGTGGAAGCCTGTTGAGGGAAGTCTTCAGGCTTAGTTCAGACCTAGTCACTGCTGCTCTTGGTGTTGAGCTGGAGCGTTCAGCGAGGGTGAATGGTCATCAGTTTCTGCACCTCTCCAGCGTGGTAGCTGCTGCGCGTGAGCGGAGTGCTGACCACCTGTAAAAACCCAAGGTCTTGTTCTCCCTTGAGGCGGTAGCTCTCGAACTGCTCCGGAGTTACGAACCGGTCCACGCTCAAGTGTTTGGGGCCTGGTGATAGGTATTGGCCGATGGTGACGATGTCAACTCGGTGTTCTCTTAGATCGCGAAGCACCTCGATCACTTCCGCGTCGCTCTCGCCGAGGCCCACCATTAATCCCGACTTGCTGTAAGACCGTGGCCAGCCATCACGAACCCGTTTGAGGAGTTCCAAGGAGCGCTCATAGATTCCCTGCGGACGAGCCTGGCGATACAGCCGCGGCACCGTCTCAATGTTGTGATTGAGCACATGGGGTGATGCCTCCATCACCGTGGCTAGCGCATCCCAATTGCCACAGAAATCGGGAATCAGCAGCTCAATTGTGGTGAGCGGCGAGTGTTGCTTCACCTGCTCGATGCAAGCCACGAACTGAGAGGCGCCTCCGTCTTCCAGGTCGTCGCGGTTCACTGAGGTGATCACAACGTGTTTGAGCCCAAGCCGGGAGACCGCCTCCCCGAGCCGTTGGGGTTCAGTTGGGTCGAGTTCTCGGACGCTCTTGTCGAAGTCGATATCGCAGTAGGGACAGGCGCGGGTGCAGCCGGGCCCCATGATTAGGAACGTCGCGGTCCCTCCGGCAAAGCATTCGCCGATATTTGGGCAGCTTGCCTCCTGGCAAACAGTGTTCAGCTTGAGGTCCAGCAGCAGGTCGGCCACCTCGCCAATGCGCTCGCGCTGGGGGGCTTTGACGCGCAACCAGTCAGGTTTCTGAATGGACGTCATCTTTTAAAGTCGCCTCATCGGGATGTAGCGCAGCTTGGTAGCGCACTTCGTTCGGGACGAAGGGGCCGCAGGTTCGAATCCTGTCATCCCGACTCTATGAGTAGCGCTCAACTGAGTTCTGCGCCTGGATAGCCGCGCGGAGTCACCATTCGCCCCCCCTCCAGTCTGCTGCTGCTGTTGCCGATGACCAAAACAGTCAGCATGTCAATGGTTTCTACGGGCAAGCGGTCGAGCCGGCAGAACGAGACGTGTTCCTCCTGTCGACCTAATTGCCTTGCCATCACAACAGGTGTGGAGGCAGGGCGTTCAGTGAGCAGGATGTCTTTGGCACGTTGCAGCTGCCAATCACGTCCTTTGGAGCGGGGGTTGTAGAGCGCAACGACGAAATCGCCCTTGGCGGCACCTTCTAGTCGTTGTTCAATCACGTCCCATGGGGTAAGGCGATCGCTCAAGCTCACGGTGCAGAAGTCATGCATGAGCGGTGCACCAGCTTTTGCGGCTGCTAGTTGTAGTGCGGAGATTCCTGGATGCACGGCAAAGCGAGGCCGGTCGTCCTCTGCTAAGTCCAACCAGAGCTCAAGCGCGAGCCCGGCCATTCCATAAATCCCGCTGTCGCCAGACGACACCAACGCCACGCGAACGCCCTGGCGAGCGAGGCTCAGAGCTTGCTGGCAGCGGTCCCTTTCCATGGTGAGTTGCCCATCCAGCCGGATCTGATCTGGACGGCGCAGCGGTTCTAATAAGTCGAGGTAGAGCCCGTATCCCACCCAGGCAGGACAGCGCGCTAGGGCACTGCGGGCTTCAGGAGTGAGGAGGGCCAGATCACCTGGCCCACTGCCGATGAGATGCAGTTCGCCCCGTTGAGGTGCATGGGCCTCCATGCTTTCGGCAATCGCCACGGTGATGGCGCCGCGTTCCTCGTCGTTGGCGTGGGTGATTCGTTTGTGCAGCTTGAGTTGTGCGTTGGGTCCGGCACTCAGTAGTGCAGCTGCTTCTGCAACCGATCCCGTTCCCATCTCTGCAGCAACCACCTTGGATGGGGTTGGCACCGGCACAGCATCTAATGCTGATGCTGTGTGCAAACGGAAGGGCCAATGGTGAAGCTGTGCGAGGTCTTGAAGCGCCCGTTCATCGCCCTTGCGATCGATGCTGCTGATGCCTGCAACGGCGGCCTCTGCCAGGCCCGCCTCCTCGAGGGCACTGCTTACGGCACGCTGGACAAGGTTCAAGCTTGTGTCGCGCTCGCAGCCAATTCCAAGCCAAAGGAGTGCTGGGTGCCAAGTGCATGCCCCCGCATGGGCGATGGATGTGCTGATCTCCAGCGCTGGAATTGCACTGTCTTCGACTGCATTGTCTGAATTAGCACTGCCTGCCTCGGCATTAAGACCGAGGAGCTGGCTGGATTGAGCGGCCGAACTGCTTTGCCACAGCTTGCTCCCCATTGATTGGATGAGATGGGGTCCCTCTCCACGCGCCTGGGCCTTCATCAGTTGGGTCCAGCTGGTGCTTGTTCCGCCGCGTTTCCATCCCCAAGCATGACCGAACACATCGGTTGCTAAACGGCCCGAAACAGCACTATCTCCGCTCAGAACCGCTTCCCCTCCAAGCGTGGCGGCGATCTCCCGGCTTAATTGTTCCGCACCAGCTTGGTGACCGCCAAGCAATGGGATCACTCTTTGTCCCTCTGCATCCAGAACCAGGACTGCAGGGTCACTTTCTTTGTCCTTCAACAGTGGAGCAATCAAACGGGTGACGGCACCTGTGGCTCCGATCACCATCAGCACTCCCCCCTCTTGCCAGTGCTGCTGGATCAACATCGCAGCTGAGTTCACCAAACACGTTCCGTCTAGGTCAGCAATGGTGGCGGCTGCACCGGGAGTGAGTGCCAGTTGATCAGTGAGGCCAGATTGCTGAAGTCTTTGCATCAAAGGCCAGGCCCTCGAGGACAGACCTAGGGCCAATCGCCTGGCAGCGAACGTAGGAGAGGAGTCGTTCAGGACAGGAGCTTCGGAGGTCAACGCTGGGTGCCATCGGGGTTCAATAGCTCCCGGGCTGATCCTCCCAGGGTGCTGGTTGGAGAAATTCTTTCTGGTTCGATGCTGATCGTCGGTGCCCTTGATGGGGTTTGGGCTTCCGGGGCGACGGGCTTGCTGGGTTCAGGTGAGGGTTCCGAAGGAGTCCCTGCTTTTGAAACGGGTCCCTCTGCTGTCTCCACTCCCTTCTCTGGCATCGCTGTTTCTTGTGACGCCGGTTCTGGCAATGACGTTGTTTTGGCTGGGTTGATCTTCAAATCCTCGAGCTCAGCGAGCTCTTCTCCCTCTGCTTCTCTGTCCAGAGCCTTTTCATCCATACCGTGTTCATCGATGGCTGGTTCATCGACAGACCCTTCATCCACAGCCTTTTCTTGTGTGGGCTCTTTCTTCAATACTTGTTCTTTTGGTGCCGTGGTCTCGGCGCCCTCCAGTCCAAGGATGTCGTCTTCACCCACGAGCTCTTGCGTTGCGCTCGAGTCTTCAGGCTTGGCTTCACCCAGCAAACGGGCTAGTTGCGTGTCATTGAGGCTGGATTGCAACCAGATCGGTTTTGGGCTCTGCCGCTCAGGGACCGCTCTCAATTGGTTGTTGAACATCGGCTCGAGCGATTCACCGATCCCATTCAGCAACTCCATCTGAACGGTGTTGATCCCATTTCGGTTGTCGATTCCCTGGAGCCAAAGGGCATCTTGTTGGTCCACTACAAAGCTGTCGTCGTTAACGGTGATGCGTAGGCGCCAGCGAGCATCTCCAGCTCTGAGGTTTTGAAGGGGAGCGTTCCATACCAACCAATCGAGCAGCAAAGGACTGTCACCCCCGAGCTCAGCTGGACTCACCACCGCGAGCCAAGGGGCATCGCTTTTTGGCTGCGTGCCTATGAGGGGCCGCAGCTGATCAACAGACCAATGCAAGCTGGCACCAGGAGTTTTGACGGCTTCTCCCCAGGGATAGGCCGCATAGGCCGTGAACCTGTGGCTCCCCGGACTCAGGGGGGGGAGTTCAAGCGCTACTCGGTTTCCGTTTCGTTCACTTACACGGATAGCTGCTTGGTCATCAATTTGAATCGCGACGTGGGCTCCGAGCCCGAGTTCGCTGTCGATCGCAAGGGGCCAATCCTCGATTTTTAATTCCAGATTGAGTGGCCCGCCCTTGAGTTGGCTCCCATCCAAGGGGCTGATGAGCGAGAGCTGGGGATGATGCTTGGCTAAGGCTTGACGAAGCTGCTGAACCGCACCTGGTGGCTCCACTTCTCGAAGACGGCCTGAGGGGGTTTGGGTGGGAAGATTCGTGCCTTGATTAGGAGCGGACCCGGCGTTGCGCTGATTGGCCCAAGGCAGGGGCGGAATGGCCAGCACGGGTTGCCCCAGGCCACATAGGAGGATCAGGACGAAGAGTGCTGCGAACCATCGGATGCTTGCGTGTCGCCGGCCCGATTTATCCATGGAGCGGAAAGGATGTGCTGCCATTCTGAATGGCTCCACTTCTCAGGTCCAGGGCACTGGCTGAGTATTAATTAGAGAAAGAAAATAAGAGGATTGTTGATATCTTTCTATCTTTATTGGGAGGGTTTCGCTGACACCACCTGTAAACCAGACCCCAGTTGCAGACTGGTTCGCCACCGGATTGAACCTTTGTAACTCGATGATGGTTTAGGCCCTCTCGTGACTCTATGCTCGAATCAGCGGTCCCCTCTTTGGGGCCCAAAGCACCAGTGATGACCAGGGTTTTCCTGGCTTGAGCTGGCGCCCGGCTAAAGCCTTCGGGTTATGGCCGGGGCCCCGGCGAACTGTCCGGTTCTCCGGAGGGGTGGCCCTCCACCTCGATCCCGTCCCTCGAGGAACGACTCGATGACCATTAGCCCACCAGAGCGTGGGAGCACCGCGAAGAGCCAAGTCGAAAAGGTTGACAATCCAGCAACCTTTGAATTGTTCGGCAAGCCCGGACATTTCGACCGATCTCTCGCGAAAGGCCCCAAGACCACAACCTGGGTTTGGAACCTCCACGCCAACGCTCACGATTTCGATAGTCATACGAGTGACCTTGAAGAGGTTTCTCGGAAGATCTTTAGTGCTCACTTCGGCCATTTGGCCGTGATCTTCATCTGGCTAAGCGGCGCCTTCTTCCACGGAGCCCGCTTCTCCAACTTCTCCGGCTGGCTCGCCGATCCCACCCACGTGAAGCCAAGTGCTCAGGTGGTGTGGCCCGTGTTTGGCCAGGAGATTCTCAACGGTGATATGGGTGCCGGTTTCCAAGGCATTCAGATCACTTCTGGCCTCTTTCACGTCTGGCGTGCATGGGGCATCACCAATGAGACCCAGCTGATGTCGCTTGCCATCGGCGCTCTGGTGATGGCCGGTCTCATGCTCAATGCCGGTGTCTTCCACTATCACAAGGCAGCTCCCAAGCTCGAGTGGTTCCAGAACGTTGAGTCGATGCTCAACCACCACTTGGCAGGTTTGCTCGGTCTCGGTTCACTCTCCTGGACCGGTCACCTACTGCATGTTTCTCTGCCGACAACCAAGTTGATGGATGCCATCGACGCCGGCCAGCCGCTGGTGCTCAATGGCAAGACCATTGCTTCTGTCGCAGACATTCCACTGCCCCATGAATTCTTTAACCAGGATTTGATCGCGCAGCTCTATCCAGGATTTGGTGCCGGTATCGGTGCCTTCTTCTCTGGTGATTGGGCTGCCTACAGCGACTTCCTGACCTTTAAAGGTGGAATTAATCCAGTCACAGGAAGCATGTGGATGAGCGATATCGCTCATCACCACCTTGCCATTGCGGTTCTGTTCATCGTGGCTGGTCACATGTACCGCACGAACTGGGGCATCGGGCACTCCATCAAGGAGATCCTCGAAGGTCAGAAGGGTGATCCCCTCCTGTTCCCTGCCACCAAGGGTCATGACGGACTCTTTGAGTTCATGACGACCTCTTGGCATGCTCAGTTGGGCGTCAACTTGGCCATGCTCGGTTCGCTGAGCATCATCGTGGCCCAGCACATGTATGCGATGCCTCCGTATCCATACATGGCGATTGACTACCCGACTCAGATCGGACTGTTCACCCACCACATGTGGATCGGTGGTTTCCTAATCGTTGGCGCTGCTGCTCACGCAGCCATCGCCATGATTCGCGATTACGACCCTGCCAAGCATGTGGATAACGTGCTCGATCGTGTGCTCAAAGCTCGCGATGCCCTGATCAGCCACCTGAACTGGGTGTGCATTTGGTTGGGCTTCCATAGCTTTGGCCTCTACATCCACAACGACACAATGCGTGCTCTGGGGCGTCCCCAGGACATGTTTAGTGACTCAGCGATTCAGCTGAAGCCCGTGTTCGCTCAGTGGATCCAGGGTTTGCATGCCGGAGCTGCCGGTAGCACCGCTCCTAACGCACTTGCTGGCGTTAGCGAAGTGTTCAACGGCTCCACGATTGCCGTTGGTGGCAAGGTTGCTGCTGCAGCGATTCCTCTTGGGACCGCTGACTTCATGGTGCACCACATCCACGCATTCACGATTCACGTGACTGTGTTGATCCTTCTCAAAGGTGTGCTCTATGCCCGTAGCTCCCGCCTCGTTCCAGATAAAGCAAACCTGGGCTTCCGCTTCCCTTGCGACGGACCCGGCCGAGGTGGCACCTGTCAGGTGTCTGCTTGGGACCATGTGTTCCTAGGCCTGTTCTGGATGTACAACTCCCTGTCCATCGTGATTTTCCACTTCAGCTGGAAAATGCAAAGCGATGTTTGGGGAACTGTGAATGCTGATGGCAGTGTCCAACACATCACGAATGGCAACTTCGCCAACAGCGCAATCACCATTAATGGCTGGCTGCGTGACTACCTGTGGGCTCAGGCCGCGCAGGTGATCAACAGCTACGGCTCGAACACCAGTGCCTATGGCCTGATGTTCCTTGGTGCTCACTTTGTCTGGGCCTTCAGCTTGATGTTCTTGTTCAGTGGCCGCGGCTACTGGCAGGAATTGATTGAGTCCATCGTTTGGGCTCACAACAAGCTGAAGGTGGCACCTGCCATCCAGCCCCGTGCGCTGTCCATCACCCAGGGCCGTGCCGTGGGTGTCGCTCATTACCTCTTGGGCGGCATCGCGACCACATGGGCCTTCTTCCACGCCCACATCCTTGTGGTCGGCTGACCTACCTGACCTTTCCCTCTAATGGCAACGAAATTTCCTTCGTTTAGCCAGGGTCTGGCACAGGACCCGACAACCCGCCGCATCTGGTACGGGATCGCCACGGCTCACGACTTCGAGAGCCATGACGGAATGACGGAGGAGAAGCTTTACCAAAAGCTCTTCTCCACCCATTTCGGGCATCTCGCCATCATCGGCCTTTGGGTTTCGGGAAACCTGTTCCATATCGCCTGGCAGGGCAACTTCGAGCAGTGGGTCGCCGACCCACTGCACGTGCGCCCAATCGCTCACGCAATTTGGGATCCCCACTTCGGTCAAGGCGCAATTGACGCCTTCACCCAAGCGGGTGCATCCTCCCCAGTGAATATTGCCTATTCAGGTCTCTATCACTGGTTTTACACGATCGGCATGACCTCGAATGCCGAGCTGTATCAGGGATCCATCTTCATGATGATCCTGTCGGCTTGGGCTCTGTTCGCTGGTTGGCTGCACTTGCAGCCCAAGTTCCGTCCGTCCCTTGCTTGGTTTAAAAACGCCGAATCCCGCCTGAACCACCACCTGGCTGTTCTGTTCGGATTCAGCTCCATTGCATGGACCGGTCACTTGGTTCACGTGGCTATTCCTGAGTCCCGTGGTCAGCACGTTGGTTGGGATAACTTCCTCAACGTGATGCCTCACCCAGCTGGGCTGGGTCCATTCTTTACCGGCAATTGGGGCGTGTATGCCCAAAACCCTGACACCACAGGTCAGGTTTTTGGTACCGCTGAAGGATCAGGCACTGCGATCCTCACCTTCCTCGGTGGCTTCCACCCTCAGACCGAAGCCCTTTGGCTTACTGATATCGCCCATCACCATTTGGCCATCGGCGTGATCTTCGTGATCGCCGGCCACATGTATCGGACGAACTTCGGAATCGGTCACTCCATTCGCGAGATCCTTGAAGCGCACAACCCACCAACCGGAACCCCCGGAAACTTGGGTGCTGGCCACAAAGGTCTCTACGACACCATCAACAACAGCCTGCACTTCCAACTTGGTCTTGCTCTCGCCTCTCTTGGCGTGATCACCAGCTTGGTTGCACAGCACATGTATGCAATGCCGTCGTATGCCTTCATCGCGAAGGACTACACGACTCAGGCAGCGCTTTACACCCATCACCAGTACATCGCCATCTTCTTGATGTGTGGTGCCTTCGCCCACGGTGCGATCTTCTTTATCCGCGATTACGACCCCGAAGCCAACAAGGACAACGTCCTGGCTCGGATGCTCGAGCACAAAGAAGCAATCATCAGTCACCTGAGCTGGGTCTCCCTTTTCCTGGGCTTCCACACCCTCGGCCTCTACGTCCATAACGACGTGGTTGTGGCGTTTGGAACTCCTGAGAAGCAGATCTTGGTTGAACCCGTCTTTGCACAGTTCGTCCAGGCTGCTTCCGGTAAAGCGATTTACGGCTTCGATGTTCTCTTAGCGAACGCTGGTGGTGCTGCTGCCAATGCCAACGCTGCCTACATGGGCGGTTGGATGGATGCCATCAACGGTGTTCGTGGTAGCAACGACTTGTTCCTGCCGATTGGCCCTGGTGACTTCCTTGTTCACCACGCCATCGCTCTAGGTCTCCACACCACCACCCTGATCCTTGTGAAGGGTGCTCTGGATGCACGTGGATCCAAGTTGATGCCTGACAAGAAGGACTTCGGTTACTCCTTCCCCTGCGACGGCCCTGGCCGTGGCGGTACCTGTGACATCTCTGCCTGGGACGCTTTCTATCTAGCTGTCTTCTGGGCTCTGAACACAGTGGGTTGGGTCACCTTCTACTGGCACTGGAAGCATCTTGCGATTTGGCAGGGCAACGTGGCTCAGTTCAACGAGTCCAGCACCTACCTCATGGGCTGGTTCCGCGACTACCTCTGGCTGAACAGTTCACAGCTGATCAATGGCTACAACCCATTTGGCAGCAATAACCTGGCTGTTTGGTCTTGGATGTTCTTGTTCGGTCACCTGGTTTGGGCGACAGGATTCATGTTCCTGATCTCCTGGCGTGGTTATTGGCAAGAGCTGATTGAGACCATCGTTTGGGCTCATCAGCGCACTCCTCTGGCCAACCTTGTTGGCTGGCGCGACAAGCCTGTGGCTCTCTCCATCGTCCAGGCTCGTGTTGTGGGTCTTGCTCACTTCACGATCGGGTACATCCTCACGTACGCCGCCTTCTTGATCGCCTCCACCTCTGGCAAGTTTGGCTGATTCAGCCCAAACCTCTGCTTGATTAACGAGCCGTTTCTCAGAGATTTCACCCGTCCGGTCTCCCGGGCGGGTTTTTTATGTGAATCAATTATCCAGCGAGATAAACATCTTAAAAACCCTCAAGCCCAAGAACAGCTTCGGCCTCGTGCATTATTTGGTCTGATGTATGTCTGCTGGTAGGAGGGTGTTTTTGTTTAATTGCCGCCGCTAAAGGCGATGTCCAGCGTGCGCAGATAGGTGTGAAGGCCCGCATCTTGAATCGGCAGCACATAGGCATCTTCACCGGACTCGTTGTGGTGAGAATGCCAAGAACCAGGTGGCGTCACGAAGGCCGCTCCCGGGACCCAATCTTCCCGATGTCCATTGAGAATCATCCCGTTGGCATCAAGCTTCGTGCCGATCATGGTGTAGCAGCCGGGTTGGCAATCAACAGCGAAATCAAGAGCGATGGATTGGTGGCGGTGTGGTCGCTGGATCTGGCCAGCGGGCAAGATTCCGAGCATGGCCCAGAGGGTATGGGTGATCGTGCGTGTCTGAGGGAAAGTGCTGTTGCCCAGCAAAACGCTCACACGGTTGGCGCGAGCACCGTTGGGGCTATTCGCAATCGCTTCTAGATGTCGTTTGCTGTCCCGATGGCTATAAAAGCTGGGCTCAAAGCGAGCTTGAGCTGGTTCAACTCCCAGGTAGCGCAGGAGTGGCGCATCATGCACCCAATACAGACCTGCTTTTTTGTGCGTGGTGTGAATCGCGTCTCCACCGGCAGGCAGCACCAACATGTCTCCTTTTGACCATTGGAACGTTTGCCCACAGGCTTGTGTCTCCCCTTCTCCATTCGTGATGAAAAAAAGCTGACTTGTCGCAATGGCACTGGTGCGTTGCTCACCACGGTCGAGGCGCACAAAATTGGCGCAAAGAGAAGGGCCGGTGGCTGGGCCAGAGCAGCCAAGCTGTTCACTCAGATCGAGAGGAAGAACATCACAACCGGTTTGATCAAAAAAATCTGGTGAAAACGAGCGAAAGGGGACCGATGCAATCAGGCCACTCTGTTGAGGGTTTGCAGCGGAGCGGTAATCAAAAAAACGGGCTTGCGCAGAAGAGGCCTGATGCACTGTGGGAGCTACCAAGGATTCGACCTCAACGAGATGCATACTTTATCGATCAGTGAGGTATGGATTGTATGGGTTTTATCATTCTTGGAAGCCAGCCTTAGGCCAGCAGCACTGCGACACAGCATGGAGTTAGAGCTCAGTTCAGGCGAAGGGTGAAACAAGCTCTAAACGTTCCCTATCCCAGAGGATGAGGGAGAAGCAATCGCTAACCTGAGACAAATAAAGCCTATGGACATTCTGCACAAGGTGGATATTTGCTTCATGGCATTCTTTTAATCGGTAATTGGGAATTCGCTCCGAAAGATGGTGGATATGGTGATAGGCGATATCGGCGGTAAACCAATTTAAAATGGCTGGCATTTGTAGGAAGGAAGATCCAGACAGAGCACCACGGAAATAACTCCAATTATCTTCATCACTTGTATAAGATTCAGGGAAATTGTGTTGGATGAAAAAGACAGCAATCATTACTGCTGCACTGCAACTCATGATCAAGGCGTAAAGGATCCAGAAGTGTGCATAGCCAATAGAGCTCCCGATCCACCACCACAACATTCCAACAACAGCTGTGTTAGCAATCATGTCTACACATTCACCACTGGTGTAAAAGAAGCTGGATTTGTAATTAGTGCAAACTTTTTTTGGCGATATCCAGTCTCCGGTCGTCACCATCTTTATGGTGCTTTTGATGGAATGACCAACGAATTCAAAGAAGCTTAAAAGTAAGGCAACTCTTGGCTTGATGATGAGATAGAAGAATCCACCAGGGAAGAGCAGCAATGGATGGCGCAAGAGGCGATAGAGCCACTGAGAGCGTGGAGATCGTGAGTCGTATTGCTCGCGTGTGATCAGAGCGGATGGTCCGCGATAACGGTCCCAATTCCCATTGTGTTTGTGATGGAAGGCGTGTCCTCGCGACCAGGGATGTTGTGGCATGCCGTGAATCAAGCTCAACCCGAAGGCAGCAATTCGATTCGACCGCTTGGAACGGAACAGACTCTGATGTCCGCAGTCATGCATTAGGGAAAAGCTGCGACTGAGCAGCAAAACCATCAACACCAACAGCAAGGGTGTCAACACGATCGCTGTGATGTTGAACGATGTTGTCACCGCAGACATCGCAAACCCCACTGCAATGATCGGAACCACGGTGTTCAGGATCTGCCAGCTCGCGATCCGGTCATCACTGGCCATAAAGGGAGCGAGTTTGAAGTCGATCCGTTTGGGGTAATGGCTAGGCGCCATGTCTTGGCTCATCCTCTTGTCGGTCGTTGTCATGCAGCTTCCACGTGGGGTGCCGCGATCGGCTTAGTAAAAGAACCTATCTGTTTTTTGCTTCAACCGGTTTTTCAATTGCCTGGTGAATGCCGAATTTGAGCCCTCTCCCTCCAGCCTTTAAGGCTCAAATAAACGGCTGGAACAACAAATAAAGAGAGCAGTGTGGAGACCAGCAAGCCGCTGAAGACCACTGTGCCAATGCTGATTCGACTTGCTGAACCCGTCCCGCTGGCCAGCAGCAAGGGCAGAAATCCAGCCAAAGAGGTAATCGCTGTCAGCACAATGGGACGCATGCGCTCTTCCGCAGCGTCGGTGATGGCCTCTCGAAGAGGCAATCCTGCGCGAAGCCTCTGATTGGCAAACTCCACAATCAGAATCCCATTTTTTGCTGCCAAGCTCACGAGCACGAGAAGGCCCATTTGGCCGTAAACGTCTAGGGGGAGCCCGCGCAGTTTGATTCCGATCAGCGCACCGAGCAGTGCCAGTGGCACTGTCAGCAAAATCACAAGGGGGTCGAGAAAGCTCTCGTAGAGACCAGCGAGTAACAAATAGACCACCACCACGCTCAAACCAAAGAAGGCCCAAGTGACTCCTTCGGCCACTCTTTCTTCCTCTGCAAGGCCTGTGAAAGCAAGCCCGATGTTGCCTCCTCCAATTTGTTCGCCTGCTGCCTCGAGGATGTTGATGGCTTGCCCGCTACTCGTCCCTTTCCCTGGCACAGCGCTCACACGGATGGAACGGTTGAGGGCGTAATGATCAATCGATCCTGTGCCTTCAACTTTTTCAAGTCGCGCCACGCTTTCAGCGCTGACGAGCTCCCCATCACGGTTCCGGAGCATGAGCGATTGGATGTCCTCTGGGCGATTGCGGTCGCTGCCTTCCATTTGAATCCAGATGCTGCGAATCTCTCCGTCGGCGTAGGTGTCATCGAGATAGCGTCCGCCGATCGACATACCAATCGAATTCAGAGTTTCTCTGTAAGGGAGATTCAGTGCGGCCATTTGGTCCCGGTCTAAGACGAGGCGCCATCTCGGGGCGCTGGAGTCAAAACGGGTGCTGACCCGTTCGAATTGGCCCGTTCCCTTTGCGCTCGCAATGAAGGCTTTAGCGACCTGTTCGAATTGAACCAGGCTCAGTTGGCCGCCGCTGCGGTCTAGGAGCTCAACGTTTAAGGCTGAATCGCC contains the following coding sequences:
- a CDS encoding fatty acid desaturase translates to MTTTDKRMSQDMAPSHYPKRIDFKLAPFMASDDRIASWQILNTVVPIIAVGFAMSAVTTSFNITAIVLTPLLLVLMVLLLSRSFSLMHDCGHQSLFRSKRSNRIAAFGLSLIHGMPQHPWSRGHAFHHKHNGNWDRYRGPSALITREQYDSRSPRSQWLYRLLRHPLLLFPGGFFYLIIKPRVALLLSFFEFVGHSIKSTIKMVTTGDWISPKKVCTNYKSSFFYTSGECVDMIANTAVVGMLWWWIGSSIGYAHFWILYALIMSCSAAVMIAVFFIQHNFPESYTSDEDNWSYFRGALSGSSFLQMPAILNWFTADIAYHHIHHLSERIPNYRLKECHEANIHLVQNVHRLYLSQVSDCFSLILWDRERLELVSPFA
- a CDS encoding cupin, translating into MHLVEVESLVAPTVHQASSAQARFFDYRSAANPQQSGLIASVPFRSFSPDFFDQTGCDVLPLDLSEQLGCSGPATGPSLCANFVRLDRGEQRTSAIATSQLFFITNGEGETQACGQTFQWSKGDMLVLPAGGDAIHTTHKKAGLYWVHDAPLLRYLGVEPAQARFEPSFYSHRDSKRHLEAIANSPNGARANRVSVLLGNSTFPQTRTITHTLWAMLGILPAGQIQRPHRHQSIALDFAVDCQPGCYTMIGTKLDANGMILNGHREDWVPGAAFVTPPGSWHSHHNESGEDAYVLPIQDAGLHTYLRTLDIAFSGGN